A genomic segment from Diadema setosum chromosome 11, eeDiaSeto1, whole genome shotgun sequence encodes:
- the LOC140234915 gene encoding melatonin receptor type 1B-B-like, with translation MAEVTVNSTFIVSIYDPYYDLELVISNSILACVVALITITGVLGNSFVILLVSLSRQLQTVTNVFVVSLTTSDLIGCSMLSLEIVALLNLDGWPLPEWVCQMTGGVCVIAFIASVAHLALISVDRFVLITRPKTRYMRLYNGRNIIMMVAFAWLAPLLSIVLPTSLGFGRLGYNAANYFCVFDGTKLQLRMVHIFEEVLFATTFSIIISCYVRIYLYVRRQHRNLLQFYDNKPENSQEPQSSSMRMTIDKREIEITKNLFMVVCGYFICVLPNSFCVLFESCYLKYFKFTAVVYSINSCINPFIYCFKQPLFRQISLCVFRRRWSDIPKPSPWLQRLVDVKTKKGGTAERTEISNTVSISASVQDV, from the coding sequence ATGGCAGAGGTCACGGTGAATTCAACCTTTATCGTCAGCATCTACGACCCTTATTATGACTTAGAGTTGGTTATCAGTAACAGCATTTTGGCCTGTGTGGTCGCCTTAATCACGATCACAGGCGTGCTCGGCAACAGTTTCGTCATCCTGCTCGTCTCCCTGTCCCGCCAGCTCCAGACAGTCACCAACGTCTTCGTGGTGAGTCTGACCACCTCCGACCTGATCGGATGCAGCATGCTAAGTCTTGAAATTGTGGCATTATTAAACCTGGATGGTTGGCCTTTACCAGAATGGGTGTGTCAAATGACAGGTGGTGTATGCGTTATAGCGTTCATTGCAAGTGTCGCCCATCTTGCGCTGATCAGCGTTGATCGATTTGTCCTCATAACCCGTCCCAAAACGAGGTACATGCGACTGTACAATGGTAGAAATATCATCATGATGGTAGCCTTTGCATGGCTGGCGCCGCTTTTGTCGATTGTCCTGCCAACATCCTTAGGCTTTGGACGTCTCGGGTACAATGCCGCCAACTACTTCTGTGTGTTTGATGGAACCAAGCTTCAGCTCCGGATGGTACACATCTTCGAAGAGGTTTTGTTTGCCACGACTTTTTCCATCATTATATCGTGCTATGTGCGGATCTACCTGTATGTCAGGAGGCAGCATCGCAACCTCCTCCAGTTTTACGACAACAAGCCCGAAAATTCCCAGGAACCACAGTCTTCTAGCATGCGAATGACTATAGATAAACGTGAGATTGAAATCACAAAGAATCTTTTCATGGTGGTTTGTGGATATTTCATCTGCGTACTCCCAAACTCTTTTTGTGTGCTCTTTGAATCTTGTTAtctcaaatatttcaaattcacGGCCGTCGTGTACTCCATCAATTCCTGTATCAACCCCTTCATCTATTGTTTCAAACAACCACTCTTCCGTCAAATCTCCCTCTGCGTATTCCGACGTCGGTGGTCAGATATTCCGAAGCCATCTCCATGGTTACAGCGTTTGGTGGATGTAAAGACGAAGAAAGGAGGTACAGCTGAAAGAACCGAAATTTCGAACACGGTCTCAATCTCCGCATCGGTGCAGGATGTATAA